The following proteins come from a genomic window of Labeo rohita strain BAU-BD-2019 chromosome 25, IGBB_LRoh.1.0, whole genome shotgun sequence:
- the ubap1la gene encoding ubiquitin-associated protein 1-like produces the protein MCSLDEVPFKVALDSVEIQLGLKEPVTAPELKIPDCIQILRDTKYSFSLEKKIMAAWEEQQRKNRKAKKAPQSVCPTCPPYWLMFSSPQQNRRVHLRSAELWELGPRPRSLSLSAADSRKLRPLRAVQFLIADMDCEGDYSKDEYSSSEDDDVGSKERPKSSGPQWQEISACHTQRGSTPRPAPSNMTHKTRPSSASSVKDIRKSIPPGLGQTSQGSPHSSRVPRRKPGVTRTGGRRNSHTLLQLRPLSAGPLPSTRPQKPSSHGVRPRTSAGLQDAPADLLCALSQEERDLLEAVTRHGYTLHTAILALQRTGPKSPDQILSYLMSCDRLCRLGYEKTQVEEALEMFQNCETKASEFLFLLAQFCEMGFQQSTIKEVLLVHENHKEKALEELMTRSG, from the exons ATGTGTAGTCTGGATGAGGTTCCATTTAAAGTTGCTCTGGACTCTGTGGAGATACAGTTAGGTTTGAAAGAGCCAGTCACAGCTCCTGAACTTAAGATCCCAGACTGTATTCAAATTCTGCGTGACACAAAG TATTCATTCAGTCTGGAGAAAAAGATCATGGCTGCATGGGAAGAACAGCAGCGGAAGAACAGGAAAGCCAAAAAAGCACCCCAGAGTGTGTGTCCCACCTGCCCGCCATATTGGCTGATGTTCAGCAGCCCGCAGCAGAACCGCAGGGTGCACCTCAGAAGCGCAGAATTATGGGAACTGGGCCCACGCCCCCGCAGCTTAAGCCTCAGCGCTGCTGACTCACGTAAACTCCGCCCACTGCGGGCGGTCCAGTTCCTCATCGCTGACATGGACTGCGAGGGTGACTATAGTAAAGACGAATATAGTTCGTCTGAGGATGATGATGTGGGTAGCAAAGAAAGACCAAAGAGTTCCGGCCCACAGTGGCAAGAGATTTCTGCCTGTCACACCCAGCGAGGCTCCACCCCTCGCCCCGCCCCTTCCAACATGACTCACAAGACCCGACCAAGCTCCGCCTCCTCTGTGAAAGACATACGTAAGTCCATCCCCCCTGGCCTCGGCCAAACGTCACAGGGCAGCCCTCACAGCTCCAGAGTCCCCCGCAGAAAACCCGGTGTAACAAGAACCGGTGGGCGACGTAACTCACACACTCTCCTACAGCTGAGACCTTTGTCCGCAGGACCGCTGCCCTCCACCAGGCCTCAGAAACCGTCCTCACAT GGTGTGCGTCCGCGGACGTCCGCAGGGCTACAGGATGCTCCAGCAGATCTGCTGTGCGCTTTGAGTCAGGAAGAAAGAGATCTTCTTGAAGCTGTTACACGACATGGATACACACTGCACACTGCCATTCTAGCACTTCAGAGGACAGGGCCCAAGAGTCCTGATCAG ATTTTGAGTTACCTGATGTCATGTGACCGTCTGTGTCGGCTGGGTTATGAGAAGACTCAGGTGGAAGAAGCTTTGGAGATGTTCCAGAACTGTGAGACCAAG GCTTCAGAGTTTCTGTTTCTGCTGGCTCAGTTCTGTGAGATGGGTTTCCAGCAGAGCACTATTAAAGAAGTTCTACTGGTGCATGAGAACCATAAAGAGAAAGCCCTGGAGGAGCTTATGACCCGCAGCGGCTGA